The following are encoded together in the Planococcus antarcticus DSM 14505 genome:
- the tagD gene encoding glycerol-3-phosphate cytidylyltransferase, producing MKKVITYGTFDLIHHGHINILKRAKENGDYLIVGLSSDEFNAIKGKSAYHSYEERKLILEAIKYVDEVIPEHNWGQKVTDIKSYNVDLFIMGSDWENKFDELKDYCEVLYLPRTEGISTTKIKTDLYNTR from the coding sequence ATGAAGAAAGTAATAACTTATGGGACCTTTGACTTGATTCATCATGGCCATATAAATATATTAAAACGGGCAAAAGAGAACGGCGATTATTTAATCGTGGGCTTATCATCTGATGAGTTTAATGCGATTAAAGGCAAATCGGCCTATCATTCTTATGAAGAACGTAAATTGATACTCGAGGCCATAAAATATGTTGATGAAGTAATTCCTGAGCACAATTGGGGCCAAAAAGTGACGGATATCAAAAGCTACAATGTAGATTTATTTATAATGGGTTCTGACTGGGAAAACAAATTCGATGAACTGAAAGACTATTGTGAAGTTCTTTACTTGCCGCGTACAGAAGGCATTTCGACTACAAAAATCAAAACAGACCTTTACAATACCCGATGA
- a CDS encoding DUF1028 domain-containing protein: MNNKMDKDKLVATFSIVAANPETGEVGVAVQSKFLAVGSVVPWAKAGVGAVATQSWANTAYGPEGLDLLEKGLSPEAVIDKLIADDPGRSLRQVAIINSDGEASAFTGNACYDWAGHKIGKHHSCQGNILVSEKTVSEMSRAFEESEGSLAERLLSAISAAQQAGGDSRGKQSAAVYVLQEGAGYGGYNDVKVDLRVDDHPEPIEELQRLYELHKMFAAPSQDKLAIEKDVLESIIKQLVKVNLLESADHSSYDAEVKEALKTFALRENFDDHWSEEALIDESVLEYLQKQ; encoded by the coding sequence ATGAACAATAAAATGGACAAAGATAAATTGGTTGCGACATTTTCCATTGTTGCTGCGAATCCCGAAACGGGAGAAGTGGGTGTGGCGGTTCAATCGAAGTTTTTGGCAGTCGGGTCCGTCGTTCCGTGGGCAAAAGCGGGTGTTGGTGCTGTAGCCACACAATCCTGGGCTAATACCGCTTATGGACCAGAAGGACTGGATTTGCTGGAGAAAGGATTGTCGCCCGAGGCAGTGATTGACAAACTGATTGCCGACGATCCAGGCAGAAGCTTGCGACAGGTAGCCATTATCAATTCGGACGGTGAAGCAAGTGCCTTTACGGGCAATGCGTGCTATGACTGGGCAGGCCACAAAATAGGGAAGCATCATTCCTGTCAGGGCAATATTTTAGTCAGCGAGAAAACCGTCAGCGAAATGAGCAGAGCTTTTGAAGAATCGGAAGGCTCGCTCGCTGAACGCTTGCTGAGCGCCATATCGGCTGCTCAGCAAGCTGGAGGCGACAGCAGAGGTAAACAGTCAGCTGCTGTTTATGTCCTGCAAGAAGGCGCAGGATACGGCGGCTATAACGATGTTAAAGTCGATTTGCGCGTGGATGATCATCCGGAGCCAATCGAAGAACTGCAACGATTATATGAGCTGCACAAAATGTTCGCCGCGCCGTCACAAGACAAATTGGCTATCGAGAAAGACGTGTTGGAATCGATTATTAAGCAATTGGTAAAAGTTAATTTGTTGGAATCGGCTGATCATAGCAGTTACGATGCGGAAGTGAAAGAGGCATTGAAAACTTTTGCTCTGCGTGAGAACTTCGACGATCATTGGTCAGAAGAAGCATTAATTGATGAATCGGTGCTGGAATATTTGCAGAAGCAATAG
- the tagH gene encoding teichoic acids export ABC transporter ATP-binding subunit TagH gives MVNSVEVKNVSKRYKLYKKQSERILDLLIPYKDYGEDFFALQNVSFDVEQGSIVGLVGINGSGKSTLANIIAGVIPTTNGQVTSDGNVALIAVNAGLDSKLSGRENIELKLLMLGFSEKEIGAMEEEIIEFAELEKFIDQPVKTYSSGMKSRLGFSISVRVNPDILIVDEALSVGDKAFSEKSLDKMMEFKEKGKTMFFVSHSISQMRRFCDQILWLEFGVVKEYGATKEVLAKYESFLEEYKALSKADKKKYRNRALDRQSKKDEKPAEIR, from the coding sequence TTGGTTAATTCAGTGGAAGTCAAAAACGTTTCTAAGCGTTATAAATTATATAAAAAACAATCTGAACGAATTCTTGATTTACTGATTCCTTATAAAGATTATGGGGAGGATTTTTTCGCTTTGCAGAATGTCTCTTTTGATGTGGAGCAGGGCTCGATTGTCGGGCTCGTTGGCATTAATGGATCAGGAAAATCGACCTTGGCGAATATAATCGCAGGTGTTATTCCAACGACAAATGGTCAAGTGACAAGCGATGGCAATGTCGCTTTGATTGCGGTGAATGCTGGACTGGACAGCAAGTTATCAGGGCGCGAGAACATCGAACTCAAATTATTGATGCTTGGATTTTCCGAAAAGGAAATTGGCGCCATGGAAGAAGAAATCATTGAGTTTGCTGAGCTGGAAAAGTTTATCGACCAGCCAGTGAAAACCTATTCGAGCGGAATGAAATCACGTTTGGGCTTTTCCATTTCAGTCCGCGTCAATCCCGATATCCTGATAGTAGATGAAGCTTTGTCCGTAGGAGATAAAGCATTCTCTGAAAAAAGTCTGGACAAGATGATGGAGTTCAAAGAAAAAGGGAAAACGATGTTCTTTGTCAGCCATTCGATTTCACAGATGAGAAGATTTTGTGATCAGATTTTGTGGCTGGAGTTTGGTGTGGTCAAAGAGTACGGCGCCACCAAAGAAGTCTTAGCCAAATATGAATCTTTTCTGGAAGAATACAAAGCTCTATCAAAAGCTGACAAAAAAAAATATCGGAACCGTGCACTCGATCGGCAATCCAAGAAAGATGAAAAACCTGCAGAAATCCGTTGA
- a CDS encoding ABC transporter permease: MKSAIKVIKEQVKFFHLVKRLSVYELRSLTRGNYLGAAWEIINPAIQILIYWFVFGFGIREREAVGDIPYFQWMFAGILVWFFINNSVMKSSKSIYSKIKMLSKMNFPMSVIPNYTIFAQFYPHLILLAIGMVMLQFLGYPISIYYLQLPIYIIGLLVFLFSFSLITSTLSTIIRDVQMLLQSVMRMLLYLSPILWPPTLLPDSWQPFMKLNPFYYVIEGYRYSLLGEGWYFIENPVYTLYFVGVVALTFLIGAYLHVKFRSQFIDFL; the protein is encoded by the coding sequence ATGAAATCAGCTATAAAAGTTATCAAAGAGCAAGTTAAATTCTTTCATTTAGTTAAACGATTGTCTGTTTATGAGTTGCGCAGTTTAACAAGAGGCAATTACCTGGGAGCAGCCTGGGAGATCATCAATCCGGCTATCCAAATTCTCATATACTGGTTTGTTTTTGGTTTTGGAATCCGGGAGCGAGAAGCTGTTGGGGATATTCCATATTTTCAATGGATGTTTGCTGGAATTCTAGTGTGGTTCTTTATCAATAACAGCGTAATGAAATCATCCAAATCGATTTACAGCAAAATCAAGATGCTTTCCAAGATGAATTTCCCGATGAGTGTCATTCCGAATTACACAATCTTTGCACAGTTTTACCCTCATCTGATATTATTAGCTATCGGAATGGTGATGTTGCAGTTTCTAGGGTACCCAATTTCCATCTATTACTTGCAGTTGCCTATCTATATAATTGGCCTGCTCGTATTCTTATTCAGTTTCTCTCTGATTACATCTACTTTGTCGACCATCATCAGAGACGTTCAAATGCTACTGCAGTCGGTCATGCGCATGCTGTTGTATTTGTCGCCGATTTTATGGCCGCCGACGTTGCTGCCGGATTCATGGCAACCCTTCATGAAACTTAATCCGTTCTACTATGTTATTGAAGGCTACCGTTACTCGCTGCTTGGGGAAGGCTGGTATTTTATTGAGAATCCTGTCTATACCCTTTATTTTGTTGGAGTGGTCGCACTCACGTTCCTTATAGGTGCTTATCTTCATGTGAAATTTAGAAGTCAATTCATTGACTTTTTATAA
- a CDS encoding DUF4126 domain-containing protein: protein METILAICIGLALSATVGFRIFTPLLITGIFVHVDWLTLSEGFSWIGSTPAIIAFAVATLFEIAVNYIPAVGSFMKMISTPIAALAGILLTASFIGDMSPFLEWSIAIIGGGGVATASHATITAVKGVSETALMSPAVSVAEDATATIAPILIFLAPVLAIFFLLGMAFMIFKLYRRFLHKPKAI, encoded by the coding sequence ATGGAAACTATTCTTGCAATCTGTATCGGACTGGCATTAAGCGCAACTGTGGGGTTTAGAATTTTTACGCCATTGCTGATAACGGGAATATTCGTCCATGTGGACTGGTTGACGCTTTCAGAAGGTTTCAGTTGGATCGGCAGCACACCGGCAATCATCGCATTTGCTGTAGCCACGCTTTTTGAAATCGCAGTCAATTATATTCCAGCTGTAGGATCGTTCATGAAAATGATTTCGACGCCAATTGCCGCTTTGGCAGGCATCCTGTTGACTGCTTCTTTTATCGGAGATATGAGTCCTTTTCTAGAATGGAGCATTGCCATCATTGGTGGCGGAGGAGTAGCTACAGCTTCACATGCAACTATTACAGCGGTCAAAGGAGTGAGTGAAACTGCTTTGATGAGTCCGGCCGTTTCTGTGGCAGAAGATGCTACGGCTACAATAGCACCGATTCTGATATTTCTTGCACCCGTTCTGGCGATTTTCTTTTTGCTTGGCATGGCGTTTATGATCTTCAAGCTATACCGCAGGTTTCTGCACAAGCCAAAAGCCATATAG
- a CDS encoding processed acidic surface protein, whose product MKRLAVFLLVLGFAFSMMPLSAFAIKSDDAKFDQFLAEIKWEKQDYLNYLESKDWSLSEFDTIDELGTPLTEENIQALTGKLDLSRTDMNELLYEYGDLEYGQDVLDGIYLIFIEDLEYYIEFYLEDFIGTPIDDTNLQQLLEDYGFASEKELEAFLQEYDDSISYHESIEDLESSIIFYQDPGDFEIDMDGLFTELGLTEEEIENLVAHMETLDYEDPAFEQKLMELSDRMMAVGEFETADELTAEQIAEIMDIYSDMTDVLELKTTYYFVKDGEKTAVSLATLMTLESTEGADLLIEIYNLKDVFLADILLTAEMFGSDLIADTGTDLKTVEKVISAPPVVQKPVTTAPTTPSTTQTVKGGKLPATASDFVANAVFGLALLLTGIALFRRIRAEEV is encoded by the coding sequence ATGAAACGTTTAGCTGTATTTTTATTAGTTTTAGGGTTTGCATTTAGTATGATGCCCCTCTCGGCATTTGCCATCAAATCGGATGATGCTAAATTTGACCAATTTTTAGCAGAAATCAAGTGGGAGAAACAAGATTACCTTAACTATCTGGAAAGTAAAGACTGGTCGTTGAGCGAATTTGACACAATCGACGAATTAGGTACCCCGTTGACTGAGGAAAACATTCAAGCTCTAACAGGAAAACTGGATCTATCTCGAACAGACATGAATGAATTGCTTTACGAATATGGAGACTTGGAGTATGGCCAGGATGTTCTTGATGGAATTTACTTGATTTTCATTGAAGACCTTGAATACTACATTGAATTTTATTTGGAAGACTTTATCGGAACTCCAATTGATGACACTAACTTGCAGCAGCTCTTAGAGGACTATGGTTTTGCTTCTGAGAAAGAACTGGAAGCATTTTTGCAGGAGTATGATGATTCCATCTCATATCACGAATCTATAGAAGATTTAGAGTCCTCCATTATTTTCTATCAAGACCCTGGCGATTTTGAAATCGATATGGATGGCCTCTTCACTGAATTGGGTTTGACTGAAGAAGAAATTGAAAATTTGGTCGCTCACATGGAAACATTGGATTATGAAGATCCTGCATTCGAACAAAAACTAATGGAATTAAGTGATCGCATGATGGCAGTCGGCGAATTTGAAACTGCTGATGAGCTGACGGCAGAACAGATTGCTGAGATTATGGATATCTACAGCGATATGACCGATGTGCTTGAATTGAAAACAACTTATTACTTTGTAAAAGACGGCGAAAAAACAGCTGTTTCATTAGCTACCCTCATGACGCTTGAATCAACTGAAGGCGCTGATTTATTGATTGAGATTTACAACTTGAAAGATGTATTCCTCGCAGACATCCTTTTGACGGCTGAAATGTTTGGATCTGACTTGATCGCAGACACTGGAACTGACTTGAAGACCGTTGAGAAAGTCATTTCTGCACCGCCTGTGGTACAAAAACCGGTGACAACTGCTCCAACAACACCATCTACAACCCAAACTGTGAAAGGTGGAAAATTACCGGCTACAGCCTCTGATTTCGTAGCAAATGCTGTTTTCGGACTGGCCTTGCTTCTGACAGGCATCGCTTTATTCCGCCGAATCAGAGCTGAAGAAGTCTGA
- a CDS encoding class D sortase — protein MMKHKQEKRRSKKPLLLTLSIVLIILGLWFSTTSTATFVKGYMLYKTGNVEAKDFSNKPETQSPAIAEELEISKEPEVSVEPVEQLTTDSVLPSKYPETPEIGDLMGELIIPKLEASLPIIHGTDEDELEKGVGHFAQSVMPGENDNSVLSGHRDTVFRELGEVGKGDTLIVKTHSGVFTYKVRQVRIVDEDDRTVIVPKPKATLTVSTCYPFDYVGYAPERYILVADLVSSE, from the coding sequence ATGATGAAGCACAAACAGGAAAAAAGAAGAAGCAAAAAACCGCTTCTTCTTACTCTATCCATCGTCCTTATCATACTTGGTCTATGGTTCAGCACTACCAGCACGGCAACTTTCGTCAAAGGTTATATGCTTTATAAAACTGGAAACGTCGAAGCAAAAGACTTCAGCAATAAACCAGAAACCCAGTCTCCTGCAATTGCCGAAGAACTGGAAATTTCTAAGGAACCTGAAGTATCTGTGGAACCTGTTGAACAGTTAACCACTGATTCAGTGCTTCCTTCCAAATATCCGGAAACACCCGAAATCGGCGACTTGATGGGCGAACTGATTATCCCAAAGCTTGAAGCCAGCCTGCCGATTATACACGGTACGGATGAAGACGAGCTGGAAAAAGGCGTCGGACATTTTGCCCAAAGTGTTATGCCAGGAGAAAATGACAATTCTGTATTGTCTGGACACCGCGATACGGTCTTCCGTGAGCTTGGCGAAGTTGGAAAAGGCGATACCTTGATTGTTAAAACCCATTCCGGTGTCTTCACGTACAAAGTCCGCCAAGTGCGAATAGTCGACGAAGACGATCGAACTGTTATTGTTCCAAAACCCAAAGCCACTTTAACTGTTTCCACCTGCTATCCGTTTGATTACGTCGGATATGCTCCAGAGCGTTATATATTAGTAGCAGATTTGGTGTCTAGCGAGTAA
- a CDS encoding CDP-glycerol glycerophosphotransferase family protein, producing the protein MILGKLPKKKKLVVFESFHAKQFSDNPRAIYEYMKEHYPEFKLLWSVDKSAISLFEEFNVPYIRRFTMSWFWTFPRAEYWVNNVRLPRWMPKPKGTVYLQTWHGTPLKKLGLDIEEIHMPDTETESYKKNFTLESEKWDYLISPNPYSTEIFRRAFHYNGKVIESGYPRNDVLTSHSDLLISNLKRDLGIAEDKKVMLYAPTWRDNEFYQKGKYKFKFQFDLENWKKEFGDEWVLLSRMHYLVAENFDFSAYEGMVYDVSLYPDIRDLYLASDLLITDYSSVFFDYAILDRPIIFFMYDLANYRDQLRGFYIDIEKDAPGPIVQTENELFQAIQATADSNIQLSPTFSGFKDRFSSLEDGQATERVVKAFLK; encoded by the coding sequence GTGATACTGGGAAAACTTCCGAAAAAGAAAAAATTGGTCGTATTTGAAAGTTTTCACGCGAAACAATTCAGTGACAATCCACGTGCCATCTATGAATACATGAAAGAACATTATCCGGAATTCAAGCTTCTCTGGAGCGTTGATAAGAGCGCAATCAGCCTTTTTGAAGAATTCAACGTGCCATATATTCGCAGGTTCACCATGTCCTGGTTCTGGACATTTCCACGGGCTGAGTACTGGGTCAACAATGTCCGGCTGCCAAGGTGGATGCCGAAGCCTAAAGGTACCGTATACCTTCAAACGTGGCACGGAACTCCTCTAAAAAAACTAGGGCTGGATATCGAAGAAATCCACATGCCTGATACGGAGACAGAGTCGTATAAAAAGAATTTTACATTGGAATCAGAAAAATGGGATTACCTCATTTCGCCGAATCCATATTCGACTGAGATTTTTAGGCGTGCTTTCCACTATAATGGAAAAGTCATTGAATCCGGATACCCCCGCAATGATGTATTGACTAGTCATTCGGATCTATTGATCAGCAATCTGAAAAGGGATCTGGGGATTGCTGAAGACAAAAAAGTGATGCTCTATGCTCCTACCTGGAGAGACAATGAATTCTATCAAAAAGGAAAGTACAAGTTTAAATTCCAATTTGATCTGGAAAATTGGAAGAAAGAATTCGGTGACGAATGGGTGCTACTATCCCGCATGCATTATCTGGTAGCTGAAAACTTTGATTTCTCGGCATATGAAGGTATGGTATATGATGTATCACTTTATCCAGATATCCGCGATCTATACTTAGCTTCTGATCTGCTGATAACGGATTATTCTTCTGTCTTTTTCGATTATGCGATTTTAGACCGGCCGATCATTTTCTTTATGTATGATTTGGCGAACTATCGTGACCAGCTGCGCGGCTTCTATATCGACATCGAAAAAGATGCGCCCGGACCAATTGTACAGACGGAAAATGAACTTTTCCAAGCAATTCAGGCAACGGCGGATTCAAATATACAGTTGAGCCCAACTTTCTCCGGGTTTAAAGACCGCTTTTCTTCTCTTGAAGATGGACAGGCAACGGAGCGGGTAGTAAAAGCATTTTTGAAGTAG
- a CDS encoding LysM peptidoglycan-binding domain-containing protein, producing the protein MLSKWIKVSVAVLLILFTVLSFSGQSQAASSTYVTKGSTTSKVVALTFDDGSDGTNINKILDILSANNVKATFFLTGSGAKNHPTWIKNISAKGHQLGNHSYSHPDFTKLTAAKMKIELDTAETTIKGLTGKTTKPIFRAPFGASNAAVLKAVGDAGYTHTIQWNIDTVDWKGVSSTQITDKVLNNIVPGSIVLMHTGAGASGTPGALPGMISKLKAKGYKFVTVSELLKLPAAPVGNQYTVKAGDTLYSIAKKYNVTVAALAKANNIINYNLIQVGQVLTIPNQTTAPPVTSVKYTVKAGDTLYSIARTYNTTVSIIAAANKITNVNAISVGQVLVIPR; encoded by the coding sequence GTGCTTTCTAAATGGATTAAAGTCTCAGTAGCCGTATTACTAATCCTGTTTACCGTGCTATCCTTCTCTGGTCAGTCGCAAGCAGCGAGTTCCACCTATGTCACAAAAGGCAGCACGACCAGCAAAGTGGTCGCTCTGACTTTCGATGACGGTTCAGACGGCACAAACATCAACAAGATTCTGGATATCCTGTCAGCCAATAATGTCAAAGCGACGTTCTTTTTAACAGGTTCCGGGGCCAAAAACCACCCTACCTGGATCAAGAACATTTCAGCCAAAGGCCACCAGCTTGGCAACCACTCTTATTCGCATCCTGACTTTACCAAACTGACTGCCGCAAAAATGAAGATCGAACTTGATACCGCTGAAACCACGATCAAAGGGTTAACCGGGAAAACCACCAAACCGATTTTCAGAGCTCCATTTGGTGCATCCAATGCTGCAGTCTTGAAGGCGGTCGGGGATGCCGGATATACCCATACGATTCAGTGGAATATCGACACTGTTGACTGGAAAGGGGTCTCATCCACACAAATCACCGACAAAGTCCTGAATAATATTGTGCCAGGATCTATTGTTTTGATGCATACTGGTGCAGGCGCATCCGGAACTCCAGGTGCTTTGCCGGGAATGATCAGCAAATTGAAAGCTAAGGGATATAAATTCGTCACTGTCTCTGAATTATTGAAATTGCCTGCAGCACCAGTCGGCAACCAGTATACAGTTAAAGCCGGAGATACACTTTACAGCATTGCCAAAAAATACAATGTAACTGTTGCAGCGCTGGCTAAAGCCAACAACATTATCAATTATAATCTGATCCAGGTCGGACAGGTATTGACGATTCCGAACCAAACCACTGCGCCGCCTGTCACTTCTGTCAAATACACGGTCAAGGCTGGAGATACATTATACAGCATTGCCCGCACCTACAATACGACCGTTTCCATAATAGCTGCCGCCAATAAGATCACCAATGTCAATGCAATTAGTGTAGGACAAGTGCTGGTGATACCAAGATAG
- a CDS encoding CDP-glycerol glycerophosphotransferase family protein: MATSKYVFVDNYAGVLSVIKFRKEVKCIQLWHAAGAIKKFGWSDPETSARSERAKLRFQQVYDRFQYIPVGSQQMADIFSESFHVDQSHFIYTGVPQTDFYFDPDAKEKACTTLMDLYPVIAGKKVVLYAPTFRKNSLHSMKVQLDVKEILDKLDDQHVLLIRLHPSIKEATNFTEHPRVLLVNDYPHLSDLLIVSDILITDYSSIPVEFSLLGKKMIFFTYDLVDYGKTQGIWAENSLYFPGPIVKTTSEVIEHILDPEIDLEKIDQFRNHWNTYSTGQSTCQLLTVIYDPKDL; this comes from the coding sequence TTGGCCACTTCCAAATATGTCTTTGTCGATAATTATGCAGGAGTTCTTTCAGTCATTAAATTCCGTAAAGAAGTGAAATGTATCCAACTTTGGCACGCAGCGGGGGCCATTAAGAAATTCGGTTGGAGCGATCCGGAAACTTCTGCCAGAAGCGAGCGGGCAAAGTTAAGATTTCAGCAAGTATATGATCGCTTTCAATACATTCCTGTTGGTTCACAGCAAATGGCGGATATTTTCTCTGAATCCTTTCATGTTGATCAAAGCCATTTTATCTACACAGGAGTTCCACAAACCGATTTTTACTTTGACCCGGATGCTAAAGAAAAAGCCTGCACTACGCTGATGGACTTATACCCGGTCATCGCCGGAAAAAAAGTGGTCTTGTATGCACCTACTTTCCGTAAAAATTCACTGCACAGCATGAAGGTGCAACTGGACGTGAAAGAGATCCTCGATAAGCTGGATGATCAGCATGTTTTGTTGATCAGGCTCCACCCCTCTATCAAAGAGGCCACTAATTTTACGGAGCATCCGCGCGTCCTGTTGGTCAACGACTACCCGCATCTCAGCGACTTGCTGATTGTCAGCGATATCTTGATCACTGATTACTCGTCCATTCCGGTTGAATTTTCATTGCTCGGGAAAAAAATGATTTTCTTCACATATGACCTTGTGGATTACGGTAAAACTCAGGGAATTTGGGCAGAGAACAGCCTGTATTTTCCCGGTCCGATTGTAAAGACGACCAGCGAAGTAATAGAACATATTCTAGATCCCGAGATTGACCTCGAAAAAATCGATCAGTTCCGTAATCACTGGAATACATATTCGACAGGCCAAAGCACATGCCAACTCCTAACAGTCATTTACGACCCAAAAGATTTATAG